The segment tgggagTAGGgtgtaggaagaatgaagcaaatgttgtagccgatgtgtcctgactggacccagatgaaagtccttgagaccaggaatccaagtaggcacactctgtaaaatacaactctcaagacaaaagtttagaatccagatatctttttgtttgattctcctgaataaatattttaggctgtctacctctatcaaatctgatcagtatgattctgtaaggtttccagagcctaatcacactttttaaaatacaaagacaaaatctttctcccaaaatactgtgttccttagtctgaaaccagaaaagtttgtatcttgctctctctcccagagtaataatataaccataaaactcaaagtcacacccatcatgaagactaagcaattttttcaaaaagaagtaagctaaacaatgagcctgataggcttttgtgctctgtgatatcaggacattagcccaaaattcccatggagcccacgttaagagaatctgagcttcctgttctggtaaatatcaaaagtaaccacaaaccctcgctagccagcatcaacgagccatatggacTTTAGGGgggtaatttataaaacaaaccaaatactttctatcaattccagtatcaataagcaacatatcaaaccaggacttttgcccaaaatatctcaatctgttaagctctctacctagagctacagatttttatttaaccttcataacttctataatatatgtctgcattcactctccctggtgttacagacatttatcacaactctcaacttggaggtagtgactaatttttccctatctaagttctgaactgtggatgaaaatccccacctgattcaggtaatctctttactctcttctttctaaaaacaaatttaatcaccttttaataacaTCTGTAATTAAGAAGCAGCTTGTCTAAGTAGGATTTCAATGCAatattcccgtggagcccacgtcaaaaagaatatgagtatcctgaatgactttctaaacaacttttttaaaaaagaagcttttaatctctaactctctgacaATTTCAGAAGAATGTTTGCCATGTGAAAGGTAAACCATATTGAGTGTATTTGAAGTTAGTCTGTGCTCTGAACTTAATGTATGTCAAGCTGTTTTGGGGTTACCTActgtttttccctccccctccaaaCCCATTACAACTTATTAAAGACGGGTTTACCAAGTCAAGTAGAGATATAAATGATTACATTTCTCTAATGGTGAGTTcagttccttgatttttttttgtgaaatgAAGTCAACTCCAGTGAAGCTTCAGTaaattgtgtttgtgtatgctgtgtatgtgtgtgtgatgtttctatatatatatacatatatatatgtttgaatatgtatacttgtgtgagtgtttatatgtgtgtaagaTAGTTCAAGTGTATttcatttgtatgtatatttctgtgtctttgtgcCCATGTGTAAGAACATACGAATGTTTGCTtttgtgtgcacgcatgtgtgttccttagagaaaaaatatttccagATTTGTGCTACTCTATAAGAAAACTTTCCTATAAATGTATCACCATCTAACATAAGATGAATGAATTAATCTCTTTCTCTAGCAGATTGGTCACTGCCTTTTTATAAAGTAGAAAAATATTAGCATCCCTTTATTTGTaggttgctttttaaatttttttaattctttaacttttttttatccAGACTTTATGTCCCTCCCAGTCCAtgctctgactgttccacatctcataccttgttcctccccacccccagtctccaagaggacATCCCCACCctgtggcctccagtctcttgagggttaggtgcgtcttctctgactgagtccagaccaggcagtcctctgctgtatgtgtgttggggacctcatatcagctggtgtatgctgcctggttggtggctcactgTTTGAGAGATCACGGTGGTCCAGGTTAGTCGATACTGCTGGACTTCCTATAGGTtcaccctcctccttcttccagcttttccccaattcaaccacaggggtcaccagcttctgtccattggttgggtagtaaatatctacatctgactctttcagctgcttgttgagcctTTCAGAGAACAGTCATGATAAGACCCTGTTTGAAAACAcaccatagcattagtaatagtgttaGCCTtcgggcctccccttgagatggatctcaatttgggcctgtcattggtcctccttttcctcaggctcttctccatttttgtccctgcagttctttcatacaggaacaattctgggtcagagttttctttttttttttaagatttattcatttattatatataagtacactgtagctgtcttcaaatacaccagaagagggcatcagatctctttacagatggttgtgagccaccatgtggttgttgggaattgaactcaggacctctggaagagcagtcagtactcttaaccactgagacatctctccagccatgggtcagagtttttgactgtgggatggcaaccatatccctccacttgatgccctgcctttctactggaggtggactctacaagttccatTTCCgcactatagggcatttcatctaaggtcctttcttttgagtcctgagagtatctcaccttccaggtctctggtacattctgaggttgtctgtttctatattttctgctggccctcagggcttcactcctgttcCCCTCCaacacctgatcatgttcccctcttcctctccctgtcgcctttcccacccaggtctctccttctctccccacatACTTTGATTTCGTTCTTCTCCTTCcaaagtgggattgaggcatccttacttgggcccttcggcttgttaacctttttgaattctatagattgtatcttgggtattttgtacttttttggttaatatccacttatcagtgagtacataccatgcatgtccttttgggtttgagttacctcactcaggatgatattttctacttctaccCATTTCCCTGAAAAACTAATAATGTCctccttcttaatagctgagtagtattccattgtataaatgagccacattttctgtatccattcttctgtcgtaggacatctgggttatttccaacttttggctatcacaaataaggctgttatgaacatagtaaaaCCCATGCCCTTGTGGTTtggtggggcaccttttgggtatatgctcaagggtggtatagctgggtctttaggtgaCTCTAtttccaatcttctgaggaacctccagattgctTTCCAGGGTGGTTTTATTAGTTGGCAGtctcaccagcaatgaaggagtgttcctctttctctacattctcgacaaaatgtgttgtcacctgagattttgattttagccattctaattCATGTAAGGAGgaagggtacagagacaggcatgttgatcaatgaaatagaatcaaagagtgagaaataaaaccacacacttatgcacacttgatctttgacaatgaagccaaaattatacaatggggaaaagaaagcatcttcaataaatggtgctggtctaactggctgtctgtatgtagaaataAACCCTTATTTGGCACCTTGCACAAAGGTCAAGCCCAAGCGTTGAACTCATTTAGTGAGATATGGtggctttctcagcttctcaGATTTCATAAGGGAATGCTTAATTCTTTAGTCTTACTAGTCACATACACTTTCTCTTAAAGGCAGTGTGAGATTTTTCAGAGAAAGTTGTTCttaaaaattgttcattttatttgtttattatatatgttaCTATTCAtaattgaaatttttttcaaCAGAAGTTGAAAGAAATAATGTGTGAGATTGTTTGGCCTGTATTCTTCCTTAGCTCCTTGTAATTACGAACTGTTATAATTTCATGGGAATAACTTCTATCCTGATTACGGAAGGTAGGTTCATTCCTCTCAGCAAACGAACATCTTACCTACTTGCAGGTCTATGGGACCATCTATCATGTGAACCATGGAAACCCATTCAATCTAAAAGCCCTAGTAGACAAGTGGCCTGATTTTAACACAGTGGTTGTCCGCCCTCAAGAACAGGTAAAGTGACAGGTGTGGAACAAATAAACTTTTGTGGTCATTCATGTAGAATCTAACAGAGCCTATCGTgtgttatatttaagaatatacatgtatataaatatacatatgtacacctaataaaaattaatgaaaagaagaggcgatgaatttgaaaaaaaaaagaaatacatgggaggatgggaaagaggaaatggaaggaaataatgtaattatattataatctcaaaacagaTATGATTCCATAGAAGCCAAGAGTATAAGAGTATAATGATAATTTCTGGAGACTGAGGTGCTACTCAAAATTGGGATAATATTCATGAAAACTTATAAAATTACAGTTAATGAGAAATAATAAGTTAAAGAGATCTATTTACAGCATTTTGACTGATTACATGTTATTCTGTTATGGTGAGAAAGATGAAAAGGGTTTATAACAAAAGTTTTACAACTGTATATTTTAATTAGCTATACACACATAACCGTATATTCCACAATGGCATTTCAATTTATGGTAGACCAATTGTACGGCAATAGCCCAATCAAAATAACATTGCCTAGGATGGGAGTGATAGCTATGacagcatgaggaccagagtttgagcCTCAGAACCCACTCAGAAATCCCAGGTGTGTGCTTGTAATCCTAGGGTGAGGGAGACAAGACAGGAGGATCTATGGGCTCATTGGCCAGCCACATAATTTGCTAGGCATGTTCTAGGCCAATGATAGAGTCCAGGGGAAAAACATGGTTGACACCTAAGGAAGGGCACCCAAGGTTTTCATTTGTCTTCCACACATAACTACACACatgtacagcacacacacacacacacacacacacacacacacacacacacacacacactgagagagagaaagagagagagaaaggcacacAATCTCTCTTTCAATAGCATTATAACCATATTACAATCATTTTGACTTGTGTAATCATAATCTGTGCTGCCCATCCAACAAAAGTATCTGTCATCTCCCTTCTCAGAAGACCATTGCCACTCTTAATCCTTGTCTATACTTCAAGATGTGCataaaactaataaataattTGATCTATAATTTCAGAACATCAAAAGTTTAAAGGTATGACATACaaataaagataatataaaatataagcatGGATTATGTCTTTAGTATGAAGTAGGATATTGATAAGCACCTATATTCAACAATCAAAGAAATTCGCATtaatagtaaaaacaaaactgaagtaaAACTATTTAATTTTGTACCTGAACTAAAGTAACAAAATACATCATATTATTGCTGACTTGTAAACGCGTTTGCTTCTGCAgctttaatattatttaaatatttttttaattctaccctaattgtgttaatgttttcctcttccaCCTTGTAGAATTTGTAAAGGGAATGTTTATTATTGTACTCCTGTTTGGTTTTATTACATACATACCTTTTTTAACTCAGAATTATCTGCGCCAAATTCAATGCTAGAATGTTCAGATTTATATGTTCTGAAGATATCTGACTTACAGTAAAATTTCCTCTCACAACAGAAGCTTTCCTTCAATcttccaacaaaaacaaaaatctaaatgTCTGTGTTCTTGATTCTGTGCTCTTGATTTAAATGTTAATGTaatacatttgtagcagatgatATTATTCTGTAATGTTCTAACCTTATTTGAAACTTTGATCTTGATCTCACAATTTAAATACTTCAGAAATAATAGGATCATACGAATAAAAAGAACaatcttttattatttaaaatcatTACAATATAGAgcagcagagatggctcagtgcttaggagcactgactgctttaaTAGAGAATCCTATTTCATTCTCAGCATATACACGGTGGCTCACATGTGTAACTACAGTTGCAGGAAATGCAAGCCGTCTTCTGTCCTCCTTGACAATAAGCATGCATGAAGTGCACAGACACTCATGCAGGCCAGGcacccacacataaaataataacataaaataaactttaaaaatttaaactataGTGGAACTAGCACTACAATCATGAATGATAAACAATGTgtgttatttttcctttctctgtgataacagGAAATGAAAGATGACCTTGATTTCTACACTAACACTTACCAAATCTACTCCAAAGACCCCGAGAACTGTCAGGAGTTCCTGGGCTCCTCAGAAGTCATTAACTGGAAACAGCATTTGCAGATTCAAAGTATGAGCAATGGGAAATGGGATTGTGACCTTCTTCTGTGTCTTGTCTCACAAGGTTTCTGTGCTTCCCCCACCAAGTACCACATCCTCAGACAGATGTGCATCATCATTTCTATTTGTAAAAAGGAAACTGCTAGACAGGATTCTTCAGAGGAACTGAACCTGTAGAAtacataaatatttgtatataacaAAAGGAGACTTCTTAGCTTGGTTCACATGAAAGGGACTATGTAGTCCAATACTGGATTTCTAAACTTGGAGAGGCAGAGAAGTCAGTAGCTACCCGTCAGGTTATGGGTCCCACATCTGCTCTCCCACAAGGCACAGCTGCTCAGGGAGGCAGGACATGGGAGTTGATCGGGCTTACCCCACATTGTCGCTGGGCGGGTGTTGGGCCTTAGGGAAACCTGGGGACACTGCTCCAGGGGTAGGGAAGTGCAGTGAGGCGCCAAACAGCTGGAGATGGCTTGGGGTTCCTGGGCCTACAAGGAGGCCAGGGCTGTGGGAGTTCCTAGGCTTTTGGACATCCAGGCACCGCTGGAAGCtaaggaagagctgagaatggagtgggggcccACAGGCTGTATCTAGCCCAGGCCAGAGGAAAAAGGGGGAGCTCCTGCTGGTTCCCCAGGAAGAGTCTTTGGCTTGACAGCGGTGAGCTTGGGTTTGGCTTGGTGATGTCAtgtctgggagcacagagaggccttctacaggagattagatGAAGAGTCTATAGacaaggccttctccatggctccccacggcagatcccgatgaaaagaggcagtccatggttttaaggcatttattgtcatggcagaaagtggatgagtaaaaccatacacCACTTCTCatggtgggcctgagattaaatacctttggcAAGGAGgactgtctgggaaggaaagcttattggcttaGCTCTCCAGGCCTTTAgctacctcattaaaatggagatctgtcttgattGTACATGACCACAGGCCACATCCTCTACATGTTGAGGGGTTTGGGGtgttgcccttacatgactgttAGCCATAAATCTATGGGGAGCTGCAGTTAGTTACAGGGACCTAGTGCCTAGGAACAGACAAGGTGTTCTgccatcccttcagggtctccggggtttctagccttagctcaactggGAACTAGGGCGCTTTTCACTGTTCCACAACTACCCAATTCACAAAGGTACATACTGTGACAATTGAAATTCAGTGTTGCTAGATTGGAAGGTACCGTGTTCACTTTGGAAGGCTGAAGAGACCAAGTCTGCTGTCAACAGAGGACAATAGCAACAATGGTAGACAGTAGACTTTACTTTTTTCTGAGACCTCTCTTCATCTGCCTACCCATAAAGGTGTGAACCACTTTGAGAGCTAGTCTTCCTCCCTCAGTTAATACTCTTCCAGACTCTTCCAGAGGTATATCTTTTAGATGGTTCtaatttttgtcaagttgacaactgaggcAAACCGCCACAATAATTCCTATTCCCAGAAATGTGTGGCATATTTTATAGACGAATCCAGAATCCTTAGGAAAAGTAGGTCTAACAGTGAAGCTTGACCTTTGGAATCCCACATCAGTAGTGAGATTGACAACTCATGGTGTCTCAGGTCACCAGTGACAACAACCCTGGTGATAATCATGCTCTTAGAGTCAGACTTCCTAAGTTGGTATGTATCTGTTCCTCTCTATCTGATCCTTATGCCTTGCCCCTCTCTAAGACTGTGTCTTTGGACATAAATATCAGAGTAATAACAGTTCCAAAACACAAGAACAGGAAGAGCGTAATGTAATGACTGGTGTCCTGGTTGCTCTAAttgccaacttgatacaagtcagagtcacctgggaaaagTTGCCTGATTTGGGTAATTGCCAAGATCATATTGGCTTTGTTAATTAATGTAGATGTGCCCAGGCCACTGTGTGTAGTACCATCCCGAGACAAGTGATCCTGGAGAGTATAAGAAACTAATTGAATGTGAGCATGTGAATGAGCTAGAGAGTAATCCAGCAAGCAGTTCTTCtgtggttcctgccttgagttcctgccctgacttcctgcaGTAATAGATTGTGACCTGAAAAtataagccagataaaccctttgACTCAAATTGAGTTTCATTATGGTGTTGTGTCACATCAATAGTATGAAACTAGAATGGGGGGGTAGGTCAGTTAATGTTTGCTATAATAGAAAATTCATACTGAGGTGAAGCATCAATTCAGTTTGGGCTTTGTGAGCAGTCTGTAGTACATTTGTTCATGTATCATGTGCTATTGGATGACTCTAAATTTGTTGCTTCACCATAGACCTATTCAGATGTCTAGATGTTGGTTCTGGCTGTGAGTCAGTGCCATCTTTTTGTTGTGATGATGCCACAATGTGTCGCTAGCCAGATAGCCTAGGTTAATTTAAACAAAGCTGGTCTTAAGGTAATAGGATCAAAAAGAGAAAGGTCCAAGTTCTAACACTGTTAAGCTTCTTTTTGCATAATTCTATTTTTTATGTTTGTCATATGAGATATAGAAGTAGAGTACACCAGGAAACAGATACTAGGAATTATGGTTAAATCCTGAATCATTACTTCAATGATCTGTAACACTGAGGTCATAACTCAGAAGATGAGCtatcatattttaaaacttaacCTCTTTGATTTATTAAATCTATACAATCTAGTAGCTTAAAAACTTCATTCCAGCCTTAGTCTGCTCACAAAGTGACTATGAGTTATTTTATTCCCTTTTGTGTTTTCAATTTTGTAAGACAGGGAGCATATGTCAGCCATGACTATATATGGTCATTCTCACTGCAGCAGCGACAGCACAGCTACAATCAATCAAGATGTTATCTTAAATCTCACACTTCTACCCCATTAGAGAGCCCACTGAATGCACCAACCATTGCTTCTCTCCTTATCAGTTCACTGTATGTTTCCTTATAACCCCATCTAGGTTCCCAGTCCCACCTGAATAAAGCAATACAAAATCTTGCAAGCATCCATTCTCTCCAAGTCAAACACTCAGAAAACATCCTCTATGTGGTATCAGAGACAGTTAGGAAACTGTTCCCTTCCCTGCTGGATACAAAGAATTTATCACCAGGAAGTGGCAAGCCCAAGGCTATGTGAGTTTGAAAAGACCTGCTGTATATTCCTCACATCTTTCTCCTAACCTCACTGCCTGACCCTAATTTTTCTCTGATCTTTGCTGCCCATGCTCTAGTAGATGACCCCCATCTATGCTCATGCCAGCAACTCTAATTAAATTTAGTTGCCCACatctccccaccacacacaagaaataaaatttactttttgtAAAGATGTCCactagagtgtgtgtgtatgggcaggGGTAGAGTGAAGGTAGCTAACAGTGTGTAAAAACCAAcatatgtctctctctcacacatattcataaacatacatggaattataaataataagctttttaaatattgtaattataatagtgccagcaagatggttcatcAAGTAAGGGTTTTGATGGACATGGTTGACTACCTGAGCTagtgagttcaatacctgggatgGACATAGTGAAAGGAGAGGACCATCTCCCACAGTGTTCTGATCCCCAGTATGTGTATATCCATCTCCTCATACCTACCACTCCAATCATTACATaatggaaaggaaaaaatgatcagaataattattaaattaattaattaaaaatgatcaGAATAAGTATAATTCAGGACACATTCCTCCTTGTTTACATCATTATAAGAGCAAAGTCCACTGTCCACTACTCTGAACTTTATCATTTTCACTCATCTCCTCCAaccatacttgtctttctgtCCCTCTAGTATAAGCCTGTCTATATTCCAGGACTTTGCATTTGTTGCTTCCAATGCTCTGTTTCTCAAGATAATAGGGATAGGATGACATATACCCTTCTACTCACagactttgctttttctttttgggtCCTCTATAGCAATCAAGAGATGTTTAAACTTTCATCTTTGGATGTTACCCATGCTGCATTGGTGAATAAATTCTGGCTTTTTGGTGGCAACGAGAGGAGTCAGAGATTCATCGAACGCTGCATAAAGAACTTCCCAAGTTCCTGTGTCTTGGGGCCTGAGGGAACCCCTGCATCTTGGACTCTAATGGACCAAACTGGAGAGATGCGAATGGGAGGCACCGTGCCTCAGTACCGGGCCCAAGGTCTTGTCTCCTTTGTTATCTATTCACAAGACCAGATTATGAAGAAACGTGGCTTTCCTGTTTATTCTCACACTGACAAAAGCAATACTGTTATGCAAAAAATGAGTTACTCACTGCAGCATCTCCCCATGCCCTGTGCCTGGAACCAGTGGATATGTGTACCTATGTGAAGCTGGACTCAAACACAAGATGATGTCGGGTGGGCCGGGGGATGTAATTGGATGGTGAGCAAAGAGTGAAGGTGATTGAAAAGAGAGAATAAATGGCAGCCAGCTGCAAAAGAGAGCTGCTGTCTGTGCTCTGGGGAAGCAGTGTGAATGGCCAACAGATCTCCATAACTCCTTTTTGTCAGATTGCTCCTAGACTTCCCTTAAGTTCCTGAGTTTGAAGCAGGCCTATACCCTTCGGTACTGGACTCATGTAATTTAGCCCCTTCATATTTCTAGGATTTATGTAACATTCCTTTATCATCTGCTCCAAATGGCTCCTCCTAGAAACCATAGTACAAAATTTGGAAACTTCTGCTACCCTTACTAGCAATAGGGAGAGTATGTTTTCTGACTACTGTGCCTATTCCCCTCTGTctattgcctttccttcagtgatCAGCAAGTGAATTCTCCTTATAATGTCTTAAGGAAGTAGCTGCCCCTCTGTTGGGTGCTTCATAGATATGTTAAATACATCATTATACATGGATCATATACTTTATCAGATTAAACacaatatatataaaacatcaaaAGAAGACACCAAGTAACAGCCTAATTTAGGTTTTCCAGTCGCTTCTTTGCCCTGAGAAAATGATGCAATGTGGCTTTCAAAGGCTTGGCTTCCCAACCTATTGCCAACCTGAAGGACTAAATGAAGTCTGCAGTTGATTGCACAGGCATGGGCTAAAT is part of the Rattus norvegicus strain BN/NHsdMcwi chromosome 1, GRCr8, whole genome shotgun sequence genome and harbors:
- the Glyat gene encoding glycine N-acyltransferase isoform X1, whose amino-acid sequence is MIVPLQGAQMLQMLEKSLKKYLPESLKVYGTIYHVNHGNPFNLKALVDKWPDFNTVVVRPQEQEMKDDLDFYTNTYQIYSKDPENCQEFLGSSEVINWKQHLQIQSSQSHLNKAIQNLASIHSLQVKHSENILYVVSETVRKLFPSLLDTKNLSPGSGKPKAINQEMFKLSSLDVTHAALVNKFWLFGGNERSQRFIERCIKNFPSSCVLGPEGTPASWTLMDQTGEMRMGGTVPQYRAQGLVSFVIYSQDQIMKKRGFPVYSHTDKSNTVMQKMSYSLQHLPMPCAWNQWICVPM
- the Glyat gene encoding glycine N-acyltransferase isoform X2 — its product is MKDDLDFYTNTYQIYSKDPENCQEFLGSSEVINWKQHLQIQSSQSHLNKAIQNLASIHSLQVKHSENILYVVSETVRKLFPSLLDTKNLSPGSGKPKAINQEMFKLSSLDVTHAALVNKFWLFGGNERSQRFIERCIKNFPSSCVLGPEGTPASWTLMDQTGEMRMGGTVPQYRAQGLVSFVIYSQDQIMKKRGFPVYSHTDKSNTVMQKMSYSLQHLPMPCAWNQWICVPM